TGGAACTATACAGCTCCAAGGCGGAAGATGAGTCTGCCGCTGTGTTGTCTGACCTCTCTCTGTGCTCTACCGCGATCACTCATGGCTTTGTGACTCCGGCCATCAATAACCATCCAGTTAGTTGCCGTAAGTGTACTAAAGAATCCCTGGAAGCATCTCCGGTGGCGGCGCCTGGCACACACTGTGGCTTGCATTCGCAACAGAAGCAGCctaggaagatgaggaggtgcTGGTCTCAGGATCTGCATCGGCGGTTTGTGCGGCTCCGTGGTGCTCATGGTAAGACCTCAGTTGAATCAATTGCTAGGAGGCCGATGGATTATTCCTACGGGTTGATGTTTAGTCCCACATCTAAAATTTCCAAATTCTTCGATCAATATAAAATTTAGCTATATGACTTAGGAGTATACCCATGAGATGAAGTGATAGGATTCTAGGATCCAGGAAAATCCCCGGGTCACTACCGCAGTGATGCGGCCGTGTAATTGCGGTCCATTAAATCAGATTGTGTCCCATTATAGGGAGGGTTGAGACACGTGTGGAGCCTTTCAATCTGATTGTGGATTCATGACCGTTCTGATAGtaatttacttgccttataaatGGGTTAACAGAACGGGGTTTATATTCTCAtgggtaattttttttaaaaaaatattaaataaactattttaCCAAAATATATTACCTATTTTTTTGTTTTGGATGCT
Above is a genomic segment from Zingiber officinale cultivar Zhangliang unplaced genomic scaffold, Zo_v1.1 ctg229, whole genome shotgun sequence containing:
- the LOC122037001 gene encoding uncharacterized protein LOC122037001; protein product: MNFKEKSVCDSRNGGDASLPVLELYSSKAEDESAAVLSDLSLCSTAITHGFVTPAINNHPVSCRKCTKESLEASPVAAPGTHCGLHSQQKQPRKMRRCWSQDLHRRFVRLRGAHGKTSVESIARRPMDYSYGLMFSPTSKISKFFDQYKI